From the genome of Sinanaerobacter sp. ZZT-01:
AACCCAGTACACCGCAAGGATCGTGACAAATAATACGTTCAACAGCTTTAAAAATAGATTATCAAATAAGAAAAACGGCAATGCGCTAATGAGTGTCAATATCAAGTATGGAATGCTCTGCTTCGTCTGAGGAAATCCACTTTTGTACATATATAATCCCACGCTCAAACAGAATAACAGAACAAAACAAGTCACACTTAATCCCAAATCGGAAAATCCAATCCAGTGCCAGTATAAGAACCCGATCACTGGCATAAATAATGCAAATCCTATGTCTTTTCCTTCAAATTTTTTAGGTTTTACTTCTGTAAGCACCCGAACCTCTTCCTTTACTTTCAATATTTCGTCCATCTTTTCCCCCTATACTCTAATCTCTCAAACGCTAACCTATTTTATCAATTACCTTTTATCCCCTTTTTCATGTAGTTCATCTAAGAAGTTAATCCTTCACGTATTCCAAAATATCTCCCGGTTGACATTCCAAAGCTTTGCAAATTTCCTCTAAAGTAGAAAAACGGATCGCCTTTGCCTTATTGTTTTTTAAAATAGACAAATTTGCAGGAGTAATGCCAATACGTTCAGAAAGCTCTCCGGCAGACATTTTTCTTCTTGCCATCACAACATCTAAGTTCACGATGATTGCCATATTGTTCCTCCCTTCAAATTGTCAATTCATTTTCTCGTTTTAATTTAACTGCCTGTTCAATTACATTCTTCACCACCCTTAAAATCAATCCAAAGAAAACCGCCGCAGCAGCAACTATTAAAAATAAGAGATAATAGTAGCCTGACAGGAATAATATCCCCGCCACAGCAAAACAACACCAAGAAATCGCTCGGAGATACTGCACATTTTTATCAATAAAAACGTAATCTCTCTTTATGTTGTCTAAAAGACGATTTAAGCAGTAAAGTGCGGTCAAAGACGGTACACAACACGCATACACTGTCATTAAAAGTGGTACAATCAAGTCCGGATTCTTCGCAGTATAAGCCATGTACAGCTTGATGAGGCGAGGCGCTCCCACACCAAACAAGACAATAAGCGCCATAACCACCTTTGTGCAAATTGAGGAAAGGTTTACTGATTTCACTGCATTCCACATATAATTTCTTCTCCCCTATTCTTTCATCTTGATTTTTTAGAAAGGATCAAACGACAAATCAAAATTTTCATTTAAAGTTTTTTTGTATCCATCTCGTAGAGATCGTTAATGATTCTCTCATCCATTTATACCATAAATATCCTTTCCTACCTATCATAAAAAAAAATATATCAATTGTCAATATATATTTATCGTTTTTCAATAAAAATATACTGTTTTTCATTAATTTATTGCGATCCTTTTTATTATTTGATACAATATCTTATATGATAAATAGATTGGGAGAATTTTATGTTACATGAGTTTTCAAGAACCGCACTTTTGATTGGAGAAGAAGCCATCGACCGGCTCAGCCACGCTTCTGTCGCTATCTTTGGGGTCGGAGGAGTCGGAGGTTATGTCGCAGAAAGTCTGGCAAGAAGTGGAATCGGTCATTTCACTTTATTTGACAACGATACCGTATCGCTTACAAATATAAACCGACAGATTATTGCAACCCACAAAACACTGGGAAGACTAAAGGTTGAGGTGATGAAAGAGCGGATTTTAGAGATTAATCCAAAAGCGGATGTAAAGATACATTCCGTCTTTTTTACTGCGGATAACGCAGACGAATTTGATTTGTCTCATTATTCCTATATCGTAGATGCGATTGATACCGTAGCTTCTAAACTGCTTTTAATTGAATGTGCAAAAAATGCAGACATACCCATCATCTGCTCTATGGGAGCAGGAAACAAACTGGACCCGACACGATTTGAAGTTACAGATATTGCTAAAACTTCTGTCTGTCCCCTCGCAAAGGTCATTCGTTCGGAATTACGAAAACGGAAAATTAAAGATGTGAAGGTTGTGTATTCCAAAGAGGAAGCATTAAAACCAGCGGTATCCGAAGAAACCGGAAAACGTCAAATTCCCGGAAGCATTGCTTACGTTCCGTCCACAGCCGGATTGATCCTTGCAAGTGAAGTCGTAAAAGACTTAATAAAATAAAGTTGTGTCAAACGACTTTTTCTATCTGATAAAAAAAGCCGCTGCATCCAATCAACAAGGATGCAGCGGCTTTCTATTATAAAACGGTTAAATTTCCATCTCCATGAGAGCCATGCAAAGAGCTTTCCCATGTTTATCCTGTGCCAAAGATCTGGTAACTCCTCCCCCTAAGGTTTTATCCAGAACAAAATTCATGGCACAAATGCTGTCTATATCGTATCGTACAACTTCTCCCTTACAAATCTCACCAAAATACTTCTTTACTCTTTCCGGTGTAATTTTCTCTTTTAACATCGCATAATCTTTTTCATCATACGGGATCAGCGAAATGTTTGAAATATCTCCTTTATCTCCGGTTCGAGAATGTGCTATATCTTTTAATTTCATTTTTTACACCTCCTGATATGAAACTTTTATGTCCACAATTTCCCTTGGAACGAAAATGGAACAGATTGAAACGACTTCGGAAACTTTCTTAGTTGCCCCTGCTCCTCCTGCCGGTCCGTTAGTATAAAGTGCTTCCACTTCATTGGCAATCAATTCCGCATTGTGTCTGTCTTTTGTCCTGCCCGAGCATCTAACTCTGATTTCCGAAAAATGATCGGGAGCAAATTGATCTGAAATCTCGCTTTTATATAAGGAGTTATAGCCAATAAAATCGGTTCTGTATTCTTCCATCTCAACGCCTATCAACTGAAGCCGTTTTTCAACAATTTCCGCAGCCAGCTTCGCTCGATTCATACAATTCGATCCGCCGTAGCTGATTTCTCCTTCTCCGATAAAGCAATCCTTATATCCAACACTTACTTTCAATGTTTCCGGCTTTCCATGGGAAGTAGCATGCATCGCTTTTACTCTGTCTTTTCCTACTTGTGTAAACGTAACATGAGAAAAATCAGCGATTACATCCGGTGTCATATACTTTTGCGGATTATGAATTTCATAAATCATCTGTTCCTTACAGGTATCCGTGCTCACGATTCCACCGGAGCCTTCTACCTTAGTCACGATAATTTCACCTGTTTCATCAATTTCTATCAACGGAAATCCCAAACGTTCCAAATTCGGAACATCCTTATATCCCGGGTCTGCATAATATCCTCCGGTGACCTGGCCTCCGCACTCCAGCAGATGCCCTACCAACACGGCCTGCCCCATTTGTTCCGGATTCTTTTCCAGATTCCATCCGAATTCATGCACCAATGGTCCAATCGCAAGTGCGGGATCTGACACTCTTCCTGTAATAATAATATCCGCTTCATTTTTGAGTGCTTCGATAATTCCATCGGCTCCACAGTATACATTTGTGGATAAGATCGATTCTTGAATCTCTCCTAAAGAACAATCTAACTCCAATACATGATTGTCATAGTACTTTTTTATGTCATCAAAAATATCATCACCGGTTACTGCTGCTATTTTCAATCCGCTTACCCCTAGTTCCTTCGCCAATGCAACGGTTACTTCTGCAGCCGCAAGAGGGTTCGCTGAACCCATATTTGTGATTACTTTGATTCCATTTTTTTTCGCTAAGGGAAGAATTTTTCTCATTCTTGCTTCCAGCAGCTGATTGTAGCCTTTTTTCGGATCTTTCATTTTGTCCTGCTGTCCGATTGCAATCGTTCGTTCCGCAAGACACTCAAACATGATGTAATCCAAATTTCCTTTTTCCATCAATTCAACTGCCGGTTCAATACGGTCACCGGCATATCCGGCTCCGCTCCCGATTCTAATCTTCTTCATTTCTATACCATCTCCTCATTCACTGCTGGTAAAATATACTCACGCCAGCTACATTTATTAAAAAGCAATTGCACCAGTTACTGCTGCAACAATTACGACTACTATAGATACACCCCAGGCTAATGGCAACGTTTTTCTCTGATGTTCCGCCAAATCGAGTCCTGTAAGACCGGTAAGAAGGAAAGTCGCTCCGGTCAGCGGGCTGATCGGGAATCCTAAAGTCATCTGGCCTGCGATGGATGCTCTTGCAATGGATAGTGGGTCTCCTCCCATCATCTCTACAGCCTGAGATAATACCGGAAGCACTCCATAGTAATAGGAATCCGGATCGAATACCAAGCTCAAAGGAACACCTAATATACCAACCAAAACTGGTATAAACCCACCTAAAGATGTCGGTATAAAGGTCACAATGGCTTCTGCCAAAGCAGTAAGCATGCCAGAACCCTGCATGATTCCAATAAAGGAACCGGCCGCAAATAACATCGATGCCATCATCAGCGCAGCCTTTGCGTGAGAATCCACTCTTTCTTTCTGCATTTTAATATCCGGATAATTTATCAGTAATACCAATGCAGTTCCAATCATAAATACAGCGGCAGGCGGCAGGATTGATTTCAGCATAACGGCAACCGCAGCAATAATTAAAATAAGATTGACGATAAACAGCTTTGGCCTTTTTAACTCTGCCTGTTCTGGAGTTTCTTCACTCTCCGACTCATCCAAATGAATGTCGTTCAACGTATCTCCCAGTCTTTTCTTCTCCGCTCTTCCTAAGAATACCGCGATGATTAGTATTGTAATAAATCCGCAAATCATTGGAATGAGCATCGGATTAAAAATACCATTAATATCAGATTTTAATGCGGTTATCGCTCTTAACGTAGGGCCACCCCACGGGAGCATGTTCATAATACCTGCACCAAGCGCAACCAATGTTGCAAGTGTCGTTGCACGCATCCCCAATTTCTGATACAAAGGCAGCAATGCCGGAATCGCAATTAAAAACGTAACTGCTCCCGAACCATCTAAATGAACAATCGCTGCAAGCAGGAAAGTGCCGATACAGATTTTAACCGGGTCTTTTCCCACTACTTTTAAAATCCCCTTCACAATCGGATCAAATGTGCCTGCATCTGACAGGACGCCAAAAAACAGAATAGCAAAAATAAACATTACACCGGTAGGAGCAATATTTTTCAGCCCGTCTGTGATAAAAGTCCCCAATTGGGAACCCTGACCCGCGACCAGGCAGCCTATAATAGGTACAATGATAAGTGCAAGAAGTGTCTGCAGCTTTTTCGTCATAATCAAGGTAAGCATTATGACAATTGTTAAAAATCCAATAAGCGCTAATGACATAAACCATTCTCCTTTTCTTTACTAAGTAATACGATTTACAAGTGAAACCCCTTGGCCTTTGGGGCTTTCACCTTTGTACCATAATATATAGCAATTTGCATGCCAACTGTATATTCATTGAAATGTTACCATTTACCCTCTCTGCTAATTAAAAAATTATCAATATCTTTCTAAAATATTAGAAAGTATAATTCGATTCGTTATAAAATAATACCCCAAACAATGAGAATTATGCGTTTCTAAAGAATTAGAAAGAAACAGGACAATTTCTAATTTCTTAGAAATTGTCCTGTTTCTTATTGATCGTTTAATTTATTATAAAGAGTCGCCAGTGAGATTCCAAGCTTCTCAGCGACATTTTTTTTATCTTCTACCGATTCTCCGTAAAATTCAACTGCTTTTTTTATCTGCTCCTTTTCAAACAGCCGTACTGCCTCTGCCAGCGGCTTAAAATAGTAATCACTTTGATTTAAGTCCTCTAGTACGGAAGGAGGCAGACTTGAAACTCCGATTTCATTGTCGTGGCAGACTACTGCGCTGTATTCCAACACATTGTTTAACTCTCTTACATTCCCCGGCCAGTTATATTTATAGAGAATTCCTTTTGCCTCTGCACTGATGGAAAGGTTTCTCTTCTGTTGAATTCCAAGTACCCCAAGATGCTTTTCCACAAGGGGAATAATATCTTCCCTGCGCTCTCTGAGAGGGGGGAGGTGCAGAGGAAACGTGGAAATCCGATAATACAAATCCTTTCTGAACTTTTTCTCTTCTATATATTTTATCAAATCAACATTACAGGCACATATGAGTCTCACATCAATCCCGATTTCGGAAGTTCCTCCTACGCGTCTTATTTTCCTTTCCTGAATAACCCGAAGTAGTTTTGCCTGAAGATTATAATCCAATTCAGAAACTTCATCTAAAAAAATGGTTCCTTTTTCTGCAATTTCAAAAATACCCGGTTTTCCGTTCTTATTTGCTCCGGTAAAGGCACCGCCCTCATATCCAAAAAGCTCACTCTCCAGTATGTTTCCGTTAAGAGCTGCACAATTAATCGCTACAAAAGGATATTCTTGTCTCAGACTTTCATTATGAATTGCCTGCGCATATAACTCTTTGCCGCAGCCGCTTTCTCCATCAATGAGCACAGAAATATCCGACTTTGCAATTTTCTTAGCATCTTCTATGCATTTTAAAGAAGCCGCACTTTGACAAATGATATCCTGAAACTCATATCTTGTCCCATTTGTATGTCTCATTCTTTCTTTCAAATCCGATTGCTTTTTTTCAAGCTCTTTTAACGTATCCATAATAAATTGTGCATTTCTTAAGAAAGTAACCGTTGAAACTCCGCCTCTCAGAGTTCCATCCTCAAAGATCGGATAAATGTTTGCAAAATATTCCTCCCCCTTTTCCTCCCGAAAGACGACTTCCATCGGCTTTCCTTTTCTTAAAACCTGAGGCATTCTTGCTCCCGGACGAATTTTTGTCAAAACCGAGCCCTTTACTTCTTCTAAAGTATGGCCGATAAAATCGCCGTAAGCACGATTAAAATACACAATTTTGTTTTCTTGATTGACGATAAGAACGCCTTCATCCATAGCATTTAATATGGTCTCAAATTTTATCATACAGCCGCCCCTCCCTCTCTTTGTTATAATAATAACATTCTGCCACCTCGGGTTCAATTACTTATCCATTTCTTAGAAATTTCTTTATTCTTGATCCCATATTTGCTTCAATCCGTACCTGAGGATTCTTTCACGCTGTATGCATTTTACTTAATTTTCTTCTAAGCTATGAAGCAGTTTTTTTAAGCTGCCTTCGTTCATCAGTTGGACACTTTCAAATTTCCCTCTATAAAAAATAGCCCAATTATTGAATACACTGGGAACATGCTTTGCTTTCTCAAGTGTATCTACCTCAATCATGTCAAGAGGGATCTCATTCTTTTTGCAATATGCTGTAACCTGCTCGATGCAATTTAAAATGAAAGGGCATTGTTTGCTATAATAAATAGTAAGCCTTTTACTTTTAATTGCTTGTGCCTTTGCGCTTTCTGTAAAATTTGGCTTCGTCCCTTCAAATGACAATGCTAAGAGTTCATACATATCTCCTATCGTATCAGCCACCTGAAAGCCATATTTTTGCATAAATTTTTTGTCAGAAAGGTATGGTTTTTTCTTTTTCGAACTGATGATACATACCCCGGATTTTCCTTGCTTCTTTGCATCCTCTATGCAATACTCTAAAAGCTCCTGTCCGCATCCCTGCCCTTTGAAACTTCCGGAAACCCATAAGCAGTAAATGTAGATATAATTCTTCCCCTCAACCGGAACCCATGCGGTTTCAAGTGGCGCATATTCAATGAAGACTTTTCCCTTTGCATCGAGCTTTCTAAAAACATGTCCTTCGTCAAAGCGTTCCCTCAACCATTGTTTTTTTACAGAGACACCACATTGATGCTTTTTATCCGAAATCGCACAGCAAACATGCTCGTTTTCAAGGTTTTCTTCTGTTAAATTAATATATCTATGATTCATTTAATAGTCTCCTATTCTAAAAAATATTTTATTATTTATTTTTTTGCCTTTTTAATCGGATGCCGCAAAACTGTTTTTAATTTGCGTCATTCCCTGTATCGTTTTTGTCTCTTCGTCATAAGAGCCTATATGCATGCACTGGACACAAATGCCTTCGTCATAGGTAAAATATTCTGCTTCGGAAAAATCTTTTTTCTTTTTATTTCCTGCTTCTTTAACTGCCCAATCAAAATCTTGCTTGTCCACAAAATCAGGCAGACGAATCATAGAGATCCACTGAAATCTCTCTTTCTGCAAAAAATCAACTCCCGAAACGCCCTCCTGCCACCAAAGACCTTCTAGCGGTGGTACAACGTATTCAAAATAGCCTTCTATCTCATATGGACTCTTTTTGCTCATTTTAATCGTATAAGCAATTCCGTACAGCATTTCCACTGCTTCTTGGTATTTACTGATTTCTTCATTCGGATTTCCCTTCCCTCTTACCGCAATATAATTCATTTTCGGAATTTCCACAATAACCGGCTTCTTCGGCGGAATATAAAATTCTTTATATTCTTTTTTAAAATCAAATGCCATGCCTAAGCCTCCTTTCAGCAGCCACAACCGTATCTCGTTTTACTCCACGGTCGTCCGGTCCCTTAGATCGATACTTATTTAATTTTTTCTGCGCTTTTCAGCCTATCTTTATTATAGCCAATAAAACCAAACAACAGTGTGTCATATTATGAAATTATGAATCAATCTACTATTTAAAATAATATACTTTCGCTTATTTAACCTGAATCCTATGTAATCCATAGCACATAAAAAAATTTGCAGGTGCTTCTGCACTTGCAAATTTTTTACACACATATAACCCTAGCTGTAACGAAATCTGTTTTACTCTGTTATGTCCTTATAGCACCACCACCAATCCTCACAGGTCAGACCCATACCGCCCGGATTGTTAACCCGTTCCAATAGCTGCTCATACGTCCGTGGTGGCGGCACCATGACCGGCTGACCAGGCACCCAGTTTGCGGGAGTCACTACCTGGTATTCATCAGTTGTCTGCAATGCCTCCACCAAACGTAAAATTTCTGGAATGTTTCTGCCATTTGTTAAAGGGTAAGTAAGTATCGCCCGAACGATTTGATCCGGATCGATGATAAACACATTCCGCACTGTTTGCGTTTCACTGACATCTGGTGCGATCATACCATACAATCTTGCCACATCCCCCATGCGGTCTGCCACAACCGGGAATGGTATCTCAATCCCTGTATCTTCAAAAATCGAATAAACCCAAGCCAAATGGGACGGGTTACTGTCAATACTTAGACCTAATAGCTTTGTATTCCGGCTTTCAAATGCAGGATTTGCATTGGCGAATGCAATGAATTCAGTAGTACATACCGGAGTAAAATCCCCGGGATGAGAGAAAAAAACAAGCCAGCTTCCTTTATAATCAGACATCTGCATCGGCCCCATTGTCGTATCTGCATAAAAATCAGGAGCCTTCATTCCAATTGTAAGATGATTTTCTTCCATTTCTATCTACTCACCTTCTTTCTTTATATGCTATGTCTGATTCCCTTACTTCATGCCTAACGGCTAAAATCGTTTTGTTAAAATACCATTAGAGCAATCTAAAATGAGAGAAACTCCATTATTTCAGCAGCAAAAAAAGATTGACAAAGACTCTATGCTTTCATACAATATCATTAATTGATATCATATAACGATATTAAAAAATGTAAGAGCAGGAGGAATAAATATGCCAAGAAAGGCATTGGAAGGTTTAACAGAATCCATGTTCTATGTCCTCATGGCTTTCAATCAAAAACCAATGTGCGGTATTGATGTTGCCGCATTTATTGATCAAAAAACAAAGGGGCAATTACAAATTGGTCCTGCAACCTTATACACTATTTTAGGAAAATTTGAAAGTGAAAAATATATAAGAGAAACTGAAGTTGTTGGACGCAAACGAACTTACCACATTACAAAGATAGGGATCGCAGCATATCAGACAGAAATCATTCGACTGCGCCGATGCTTGGAAGATGCCGAAAGCGAGAATTCCACCGAGGAGAAACTATGAAAATCAAGAATTTACAAAGAAAAAAATATACTTACCGCCTGCCACCTTGTCCGAATTATGATGTAGAAGGAACTGAAAGCTGGCTTTCTGATATGGCAAAAAAAGGATTCCTTTTAAGCAGAGACGGATTCTTCGCCGGCCTTGCAATCTTTGAAAAAGCAAAACCCTGCACGATTCGTTATCGCTTAGAACCGATTTCTAAAAAATCCCGAATTTTGATAGAAAATGAGAATGAGCCTACTGATGAAGTGATTGCATTAAATGAATCTTACGGCTGGAGCTACATTGCATCACGAGGGCAATTTTACATTTACGCTTCCAGCCAGCTGCATGCACGTGAATTGAATACCGATCCAGCAGTTCAAGCCATTGCACTTAACATGGTAAAAAAGAAGGAACGCACCAATATGATTATTTGCTTCTTTTGGCTTATGCTGTATCCAATTCTGTTTTTACGGGGAAATCTAATGCTGTTAGCCGTCCATATAGGAGCATGGTGGGCCTTATTAAGCGTTCTGTTATTCTTTTGGATTTTGTGGCGTTCGTGTGCTAGATTCCTTTACCTTAAAAAGCTAAAAAAGCGCTTAACATTTGGTGAAATGCCGAATCACAAAAAAGATTGGAAACGCCATGCCCGCACCCATCAGTCTCTTGAGGTGGTTTTCCACCTCCTCATCTTTACTTGGCTTGTCCTCGTTTTTGCTGGATGGAGCAACGAGAATACAGCAGCAAACGTGCAATCTTTAAACGATTATAAGGGGCCTATCCCCTTTGCAACCATGAGAGATTTTGCCCCTAATGGCACTTACCATCAAAATGACTTGAACCTAAACAATCGCTACAATGTTATTAAAACTCGTTCCAGATGGCTTTCACCGACGATGATCACGTTCCGTGAGAATGCAACAATCAAACTGGATGGCAACAAAGCCATAACCGGTGGTTTGCTAATCAATTATTATGATGCAAGGTCCCCATGGATCGCTCGGGAAATCGCACGTGAATATGTGGTTGAAGCAAAGCATTCAAAGAATTGCACCATACAGCAGATTCAGGATTTGGGGATTGATTTTTCTGTTACTTACACCGAAATTTTTCCAGCTGTAATTATCCAGCAGGGAAATAAAGTTATGCAGGCTACTTTTTATCAAACCTCTCCCTCCTATACATTAGAACTCGATGAGTGGGCTCAAATTCTTGCAGACAGCATAAAATAATTTAATAAAAAGAATCCAGTTTTATTTCATTGTTCCTATAAATAATGTCTGAAATCCGTTTACTTCCTTTTATATCAAAATTCGAAAAATTATCCATCGTTAATACGGCTGCATCATAAAGGGATACACCTCCTTTATCATTATCCGTAACAAGCAGGTCTCCGTCTTGCTTGGAATAAGTAAACGCCACTACTTGTTCTATAGCCGGATCAAAATATGCCGCATGCGACCGATGAATGCCGGAGCCCCATGAATAAGTAAAATACAGCTCTGCTTTCCCGTCCTCGTTCAAATCATTAAGCACCATGCTTGTTATTCCAAACCCACCAAACCATTCACCTAAAGGATAAATCTCTCCCTCATACAGTAAAAACGACGCACAAGAAGCACCATATTTAAAAATCTTGTAATCTGAATTTTTCTCGATATATTCTGGTGTTATGTTATAACATAGGTCATCCGTATATTGTGATTGAAATCCTTTCTGTAAAGCTTGAAATGCTTCAACGCCATCTGTTTTCCCTCGTATTGATCTGCGCAAAGGGATTTCTCCGTCAAAGTTTTTTATTTTATAAATACTCCAAAAACTTTCTCCTTGCTTCGTATCATCAGCATTATAAAAACTTGCAATCCAAACCTCATCGTCCATCTGATAAATCCCATAATTTCTTGCATCCGGCAGATCCGTCAGCATATATCGGTATCGCTCTTTATAGTCGGAGATATTAGGAAGACTTGAGAATTTTATAGAAAAAGAATCCTCAAACGCTTGCTCCTCTACTTTCTCTTTATTATAAGAAACTGGAAATTTTCTCTGTTCTCCATTCTCGTCGGTCACGATAAGGAAATCCGGTGTTAAGGTATAATACTCCTTAAAGTCCTTAAAAGGCATGAAAGAGCTGAGTGGATTCATATAAAGCGCTTCTTCAAATATATAGTTTCCCGTTATCTCGCCGCCGCTCATACCTTCTTTTATTTGCTGCACAGGATTTGCGGCACAGGCAACTGTTGTCATGATACAAAGAATTACAGCAAGAACCGATACCCATCTCTGTGGCTTTTGAAAGCTCAATACGTTTTTTATTCGTTGCCGTATCCCAATTTCGCCAAAGAAAAGCGGGCTTTCTGCCAAATGCCGTCTATTTGCTGCAAAAGACAATAATGACATGCTATACGCATATGCGATCCCCTTTCCTCCTTCTGATAGCACTTTTTCATCACAGCTCATCTCCATATCTTTTACCATAAGCCGATATGCCAGCCATGCAAGAGGGTTAAACCAATGGCAGAGCAAGACCAAAAAACTGAAAAGCTTTATAAGATTATCTTTTCGTTTTAAGTGATACCTTTCGTGCATTAAAACAAACGTGCGCTCAGTTTCTCCCAATCCGAAAGGAATATAAATTTTAGGATGGATAAATCCCAAAAGGAAGGGTGAGCAAATTTTATCAGACTCATAAATATTTTCTTTCCATAATACCGCTGTATCCATACGATTTTTTAATCGAACATAAGACACAAAGTTATACGTGAGAAGAATCAAGATTCCCATCAGCCAAATACTACTTCCAATGAAAATCCATATCTGCATAGGATTCGCACTTGCATATGGAGCAGGAGCCGGTAAGCTTTCACTAAGAGCAGCATTCATAGCCGGAATCCCAACCGTTACCTTCGGCGTAGTCATAAGCCCTATATTCGCAGGAATATAATTTAAGCCTGCACCACTTCCACTCTGTGCCACCGTCATATCAAAAGGCTTAATCTGAAAAAGACTGAACATCGAAGAAAAGGAAACCGGGCAAAGGAAGCGAAACAGTGCAATTGACCATAACACGTAAGAATATTTTTTCGGAGCTTTTCTTAAAAAAAGACGAATCGCAAGTAATACAAAAACGACATAGCTTGCTGTAATGCTCATATTGCATACTTTTAAAAATAGTTCGTCCATATTCACCTCTCCTTGTGCGCATCAATGAGGCGTTTCAATTCATCTGCTTCTTTCCTTGAAATCGTCTTCCCACCCAGAAATGAAGTGAGAAACTGCGGCAGGGAACCTTTAAACGCCCGCTCTACAAAGCATTCACTTTCAAAAGCCTGCACCTCTTCTTTTGAAACAATTGCACTCACAATCGTGTTTTCATTTTCTAGAAGTCCCTTCTCAGACAGTTTTCGAAGTACGGTATAAGTCGTTGACTTCTTCCATCCAAGTTTTTCCTCACACAATCGCACAAGTTCACCGGATGCCAGCGGT
Proteins encoded in this window:
- a CDS encoding PadR family transcriptional regulator, whose amino-acid sequence is MPRKALEGLTESMFYVLMAFNQKPMCGIDVAAFIDQKTKGQLQIGPATLYTILGKFESEKYIRETEVVGRKRTYHITKIGIAAYQTEIIRLRRCLEDAESENSTEEKL
- a CDS encoding DUF2812 domain-containing protein, producing the protein MKIKNLQRKKYTYRLPPCPNYDVEGTESWLSDMAKKGFLLSRDGFFAGLAIFEKAKPCTIRYRLEPISKKSRILIENENEPTDEVIALNESYGWSYIASRGQFYIYASSQLHARELNTDPAVQAIALNMVKKKERTNMIICFFWLMLYPILFLRGNLMLLAVHIGAWWALLSVLLFFWILWRSCARFLYLKKLKKRLTFGEMPNHKKDWKRHARTHQSLEVVFHLLIFTWLVLVFAGWSNENTAANVQSLNDYKGPIPFATMRDFAPNGTYHQNDLNLNNRYNVIKTRSRWLSPTMITFRENATIKLDGNKAITGGLLINYYDARSPWIAREIAREYVVEAKHSKNCTIQQIQDLGIDFSVTYTEIFPAVIIQQGNKVMQATFYQTSPSYTLELDEWAQILADSIK
- a CDS encoding M56 family metallopeptidase, with the protein product MDELFLKVCNMSITASYVVFVLLAIRLFLRKAPKKYSYVLWSIALFRFLCPVSFSSMFSLFQIKPFDMTVAQSGSGAGLNYIPANIGLMTTPKVTVGIPAMNAALSESLPAPAPYASANPMQIWIFIGSSIWLMGILILLTYNFVSYVRLKNRMDTAVLWKENIYESDKICSPFLLGFIHPKIYIPFGLGETERTFVLMHERYHLKRKDNLIKLFSFLVLLCHWFNPLAWLAYRLMVKDMEMSCDEKVLSEGGKGIAYAYSMSLLSFAANRRHLAESPLFFGEIGIRQRIKNVLSFQKPQRWVSVLAVILCIMTTVACAANPVQQIKEGMSGGEITGNYIFEEALYMNPLSSFMPFKDFKEYYTLTPDFLIVTDENGEQRKFPVSYNKEKVEEQAFEDSFSIKFSSLPNISDYKERYRYMLTDLPDARNYGIYQMDDEVWIASFYNADDTKQGESFWSIYKIKNFDGEIPLRRSIRGKTDGVEAFQALQKGFQSQYTDDLCYNITPEYIEKNSDYKIFKYGASCASFLLYEGEIYPLGEWFGGFGITSMVLNDLNEDGKAELYFTYSWGSGIHRSHAAYFDPAIEQVVAFTYSKQDGDLLVTDNDKGGVSLYDAAVLTMDNFSNFDIKGSKRISDIIYRNNEIKLDSFY
- a CDS encoding BlaI/MecI/CopY family transcriptional regulator: MENLKLCESDYRFMLVVWENEPLASGELVRLCEEKLGWKKSTTYTVLRKLSEKGLLENENTIVSAIVSKEEVQAFESECFVERAFKGSLPQFLTSFLGGKTISRKEADELKRLIDAHKER